The following proteins come from a genomic window of Hymenobacter canadensis:
- a CDS encoding RagB/SusD family nutrient uptake outer membrane protein, which produces MKFISTRGFAALALSSSLVLGTASCNKDLDRTPFFDLNTESVYQDPAGQRAALAKLYAGLITTGQKTTGAQDILGDDEGATSYTRVFWKMQELTTDEAVIAWGDGSIQNLNDNTWSSNNNFVSAMYNRIYFQVVLCNDFIREMSDAKLSERGISGENLTQARRYRAEARFLRALSYYHALDMFGGNVPFVTEADLTGKFFPRQTNAAELFSYIETELKAIDGELVPARQAEYGRADQAAAWTLLSKLYLNAQTYTGTARNTDVIDYTTRIIGSGFTLTPRYSNLFRADNDRAGASEIIFPIIADGLRTRTYGGTTFLVHAAIGGSLSTDTMGVNSGWAGLRARKNLPLVFGLTTAAQAAAPADKRALFFTSRQNLDNTSLTTFRDGWLVTKWRNRTSTNAPGSDPTGEFVDTDIPLFRLGDVYLMYAEAHLRGGGGSRQTAIQYVNALRTRGYGNASGNVTSITLDGILDERMRELYWEGHRRTDLIRFGKFAGSSYLWPFKGGVAGGTDVPTFRNIFPLPVSDLTANPTLRQNPGY; this is translated from the coding sequence ATGAAATTCATTTCAACCCGAGGGTTTGCCGCACTGGCACTTTCCTCCTCCCTCGTGCTGGGCACCGCCTCCTGTAACAAGGACCTGGACCGCACGCCATTTTTTGATCTGAACACGGAGTCGGTGTACCAGGATCCGGCCGGGCAGCGCGCTGCTTTGGCGAAGCTCTACGCCGGCCTCATCACCACGGGCCAGAAGACCACCGGTGCCCAGGACATACTCGGTGACGACGAAGGGGCTACTTCCTACACCCGCGTGTTCTGGAAGATGCAGGAGTTGACCACCGACGAGGCGGTAATCGCCTGGGGCGATGGTTCGATCCAGAACCTGAACGACAACACCTGGTCGTCGAACAACAACTTCGTAAGTGCGATGTACAACCGCATTTACTTCCAGGTGGTGCTCTGCAACGACTTCATCCGGGAAATGAGTGATGCCAAGCTCAGCGAGCGGGGCATCAGCGGCGAAAACCTCACCCAGGCGCGCCGGTACCGTGCCGAGGCCCGTTTCCTGCGTGCCCTCAGCTACTACCACGCCCTGGATATGTTCGGCGGCAACGTGCCGTTCGTAACCGAAGCTGACCTGACGGGCAAGTTCTTCCCGCGCCAGACCAACGCGGCCGAGCTGTTCAGCTACATCGAAACCGAGCTGAAGGCCATCGACGGAGAGCTGGTACCAGCCCGCCAGGCTGAGTATGGCCGCGCCGACCAAGCTGCCGCCTGGACGCTGCTGTCCAAGCTGTACCTGAACGCACAGACGTACACCGGCACGGCCCGCAACACCGACGTAATCGACTATACTACCCGTATCATCGGTTCCGGCTTCACCCTGACGCCGCGCTACAGCAACCTGTTCCGCGCCGACAACGACCGGGCAGGGGCGTCAGAAATCATCTTCCCGATTATTGCTGATGGCCTGCGCACCCGCACCTACGGCGGCACCACTTTCCTGGTGCACGCTGCTATCGGCGGCTCGCTGAGCACCGATACGATGGGCGTGAATTCCGGCTGGGCCGGCTTACGCGCCAGAAAAAATCTGCCGCTGGTTTTTGGCCTGACCACAGCCGCCCAGGCTGCCGCACCGGCCGATAAGCGTGCCTTGTTCTTCACGTCGCGCCAAAACCTGGACAACACCAGCCTAACCACGTTCCGGGACGGCTGGCTCGTGACCAAGTGGCGTAACCGCACCTCCACCAACGCCCCCGGCTCCGACCCAACCGGCGAGTTTGTCGATACCGACATCCCGCTGTTCCGTCTCGGCGACGTGTACTTGATGTATGCTGAAGCTCACCTACGTGGTGGCGGCGGCAGCCGGCAAACAGCAATACAGTACGTAAATGCATTGCGCACCCGTGGCTACGGCAACGCGTCCGGCAACGTGACCAGCATCACGCTGGATGGCATCCTCGACGAGCGGATGCGGGAGCTGTACTGGGAAGGGCACCGTCGTACTGACTTGATCCGCTTTGGCAAGTTTGCAGGTTCCAGCTACCTCTGGCCCTTCAAAGGCGGTGTAGCGGGCGGTACTGATGTACCTACCTTCCGCAACATCTTCCCGCTGCCAGTATCCGACCTGACTGCCAACCCAACGCTTCGGCAGAATCCTGGTTACTAG
- a CDS encoding T9SS type A sorting domain-containing protein, whose amino-acid sequence MKKLFTLAAAGAMAATALTAQAQITVDGTLNATEIGAANSGRYVRIGQFTNPRGFGDWGLLSLYAANSGSKVYFFVAGTVQNDLAGANTNRNSFQLYIDVPGVAGGADILGGTAASGTSFEKMSALMDFAPDMAIGIRGDGLGTLNIDGVVYVPTANAGEVRGTDKVLAPLLAVNGTALTIPAAATAAPYTRFAGARVAYRNSSDGKVTTNPGAATGGVAGSFGWEFELDRAAMGAGTTGTPQLTVFAVQNNGGGDYVSSDFIPQATPAITSNSGNAAANPNFTTIGGTQAAPFTLSVLGLKQADDQRIAMSVFPNPAAGEATVSYQVLNKSQNVNIVLTDLMGRTVRTLRNGNMAAGAQRETVSTQDVAAGTYLVKVQVGDMLATRKVVLL is encoded by the coding sequence ATGAAAAAACTTTTTACTCTGGCAGCAGCCGGCGCTATGGCTGCTACAGCCCTCACCGCACAGGCACAAATCACGGTTGATGGCACCCTAAACGCCACCGAAATTGGTGCCGCTAACTCGGGCCGTTACGTACGTATCGGTCAGTTCACCAACCCCCGCGGCTTCGGCGACTGGGGCCTGTTGAGCCTGTACGCCGCTAACTCGGGCAGCAAGGTGTATTTCTTCGTTGCTGGTACGGTTCAGAATGATTTAGCTGGTGCTAACACTAACCGTAATTCATTCCAGTTGTACATCGACGTACCCGGTGTAGCTGGTGGTGCCGACATTTTAGGTGGCACGGCTGCATCGGGAACTTCGTTTGAGAAGATGTCGGCTTTAATGGATTTTGCTCCTGATATGGCTATTGGTATCCGGGGTGATGGTCTTGGAACCCTCAACATCGACGGAGTAGTATATGTACCAACTGCAAATGCAGGCGAAGTAAGGGGCACTGATAAAGTGCTTGCTCCTTTGTTAGCTGTAAACGGAACCGCGCTAACCATTCCTGCAGCAGCAACTGCTGCACCCTATACGCGTTTCGCCGGAGCCCGGGTAGCATACCGTAACTCGTCGGATGGTAAAGTAACCACGAACCCAGGTGCTGCTACCGGCGGTGTTGCCGGTTCGTTTGGTTGGGAATTCGAGCTGGACCGGGCTGCTATGGGTGCTGGCACTACCGGCACTCCGCAGCTGACTGTTTTCGCGGTACAGAACAATGGTGGCGGTGACTATGTGTCTTCGGACTTCATTCCACAGGCCACGCCCGCTATTACTTCCAACTCTGGCAACGCGGCAGCTAACCCTAATTTCACCACGATTGGTGGTACGCAGGCTGCTCCCTTCACGCTGTCAGTACTGGGCCTCAAACAGGCTGATGACCAGCGGATTGCTATGAGCGTATTCCCAAACCCCGCTGCTGGCGAGGCTACGGTTTCGTATCAAGTGCTGAACAAGTCGCAGAACGTGAACATCGTTCTGACCGACCTGATGGGCCGTACGGTTCGCACGCTCCGCAACGGCAACATGGCTGCCGGCGCTCAGCGCGAAACCGTAAGCACGCAGGATGTGGCCGCTGGCACCTACCTCGTGAAAGTGCAGGTTGGCGACATGCTGGCTACCCGCAAAGTGGTATTGCTGTAA
- a CDS encoding DUF2279 domain-containing protein gives MAAALLTLPLGANAQEQRPQTLEAASPPLATETLVALPDSSLISRRLPVLAGGLAVSYTGLMYGLSKGWYTGERAPLHWFNDLPEWKQMDKVGHFWGAFHESRGAVDMLRWAGVPERRALWYGGFVGFLLQSPIELLDGRDPAYGASATDLAANFLGSAGLIGQQLAWGEVRLMPKYSFHTTRYAGLRPNVLGRSLAEQHLKDYNGQTYWLCADVGAWLPASSRWPRWLQPAVGYGAQQMLFNDPDANVAAGLNAYRQYYLSFDIDLRHIPTRSKLLRRVFYVASIFHLPAPALEWNPRRGFVMRGLYY, from the coding sequence ATGGCAGCCGCGCTCCTGACCCTGCCGCTTGGCGCCAACGCCCAGGAGCAGCGCCCGCAAACACTGGAGGCAGCTTCTCCCCCACTTGCCACAGAAACCCTGGTGGCGTTGCCAGACAGCAGCCTAATCAGTCGGCGGCTTCCGGTGCTGGCAGGCGGACTGGCCGTTTCTTATACGGGCCTGATGTATGGCTTGAGCAAAGGTTGGTACACCGGCGAGCGGGCGCCACTGCACTGGTTCAACGACCTGCCCGAGTGGAAGCAGATGGACAAGGTGGGCCACTTCTGGGGCGCCTTCCACGAAAGCCGCGGCGCGGTGGATATGCTGCGCTGGGCCGGGGTACCGGAGCGCCGCGCCCTCTGGTACGGCGGCTTCGTTGGGTTTCTGCTGCAAAGCCCCATCGAGCTGCTCGATGGCCGCGACCCGGCATACGGCGCCTCGGCCACCGATCTGGCGGCTAATTTTCTGGGCTCAGCGGGCCTGATTGGACAGCAGCTGGCCTGGGGCGAGGTGCGCCTGATGCCCAAGTACTCGTTTCATACCACGCGCTACGCTGGCCTGCGGCCCAACGTGCTGGGGCGTAGCCTGGCCGAGCAGCACCTGAAAGACTACAACGGCCAGACCTACTGGCTGTGCGCCGACGTGGGCGCTTGGCTGCCGGCTTCCTCGCGCTGGCCCCGCTGGCTGCAGCCGGCCGTGGGCTACGGCGCCCAGCAGATGCTGTTCAACGACCCCGACGCCAACGTCGCCGCGGGCCTGAACGCCTACCGCCAGTACTACCTGTCGTTCGATATCGACCTGCGTCACATCCCGACCCGCAGCAAGCTGCTGCGCCGGGTGTTTTACGTGGCCAGTATCTTCCACCTGCCGGCCCCGGCCCTGGAGTGGAACCCGCGCCGCGGCTTCGTGATGCGCGGCCTGTACTACTAA
- a CDS encoding N-acetylglucosamine kinase has protein sequence MILIADGGSTKSSWCQLDEAGNRVHFNTEGYNPDFIDTAGVIASLDKNLPETLHREEVTEVFYYGAGVSSAKKAEVLAQAMRQVFPQAKVTVDHDLLASARALLGHKPGFAAILGTGTNSCLYDGTRITHNVDSLGYFLGDEGSGSFIGKRLLRDYLRGLLPDGLQDIFQEEFKLTREDILDRLYNQPLPNRFLASFAKFTYDHNNISYCREIVRQGFETFFDNIVRHYPNYQDYSFNCIGSVGYNFRDALVQVAKTHNMEVGKIIRSPIDDLVSFHEGKA, from the coding sequence ATGATTCTCATTGCCGATGGCGGCTCTACCAAGAGCAGCTGGTGCCAGCTCGACGAAGCAGGCAACCGGGTACACTTCAACACCGAAGGATATAACCCCGACTTTATTGACACGGCCGGCGTAATTGCTTCGCTGGATAAAAACCTACCCGAAACCCTTCATCGAGAAGAAGTTACGGAAGTTTTTTATTATGGAGCCGGAGTTTCGTCGGCGAAGAAGGCCGAAGTGCTGGCCCAAGCCATGCGCCAGGTGTTTCCGCAGGCTAAAGTCACCGTCGACCACGACCTGCTGGCCTCGGCACGGGCGCTGCTAGGCCACAAGCCAGGTTTTGCGGCCATCCTGGGCACGGGCACCAACTCCTGCCTCTATGATGGCACGCGCATTACGCACAATGTCGATTCGCTCGGCTACTTTCTGGGTGATGAAGGCTCGGGCTCGTTCATCGGCAAGCGGCTGCTGCGCGACTACCTGCGCGGCCTGCTCCCCGACGGCCTGCAGGATATTTTCCAGGAGGAATTCAAGCTCACCCGCGAAGATATTCTGGACCGCCTCTACAACCAGCCGCTGCCCAACCGTTTCCTGGCCAGCTTTGCTAAGTTCACCTACGACCACAACAACATCAGCTACTGCCGCGAAATTGTGCGGCAGGGTTTCGAAACGTTCTTCGACAACATTGTCCGGCACTATCCCAACTACCAGGACTACTCATTCAACTGTATCGGCTCAGTAGGCTATAACTTCCGCGATGCGCTGGTGCAGGTCGCCAAAACGCACAATATGGAAGTGGGCAAAATCATTCGCTCCCCGATTGACGACCTCGTAAGTTTCCACGAAGGCAAAGCGTAA
- a CDS encoding alpha-amylase family glycosyl hydrolase, with product MKTLRLLLSLVAMLAGMPVLQAQVVTTDPVFFQDTTPITLTFDATKGNGALAGFTGPVYIWTGVITERSTNDTDWKYVKSPSFNQADPAAQLTRSTTNPNLYTLSFTPRAFYGVPATERMLKLAMIFKNADGSVVGRGDGGDILVNVSQSALDARITSPTTAQFVPAGTQVPVSGLASASAQLTFRLNGVQVAQQTGTSLSTTVTVNQVGRNVVRFTATNGTLTASDSVLVVVSPQVTVAALPAGAKKDGITYINGGASAILSLTAPGKSFVYVLGEFNNWQQTTVGFMKKTPETDAANARWWVQIDNLTPGQEYAYQYEVNGILRVADPYAEKVLDPSNDRFIPAVTYPSLKPYPTGQTTGIVSVLQSNQAPYQWQVNNFQRPKRTDLVVYELHLRDFIARHDYATLQDTLTYLKRLGVNCIELMPVNEFEGNDSWGYNPSFYFAPDKYYGTKDALKTFIDEAHRRGIAVVLDIVLNHSCGQSPMVQMYFDGGNPSTDSPWFNRTATHPFNVCYDFNHESPFTKYFSKQVIAYWLQEYRVDGYRFDLSKGFTQRVTTDDSQMRLYDQSRINTLLDYHSTMTAISPTLYPILEHFAENSEEKVLADAGMMLWGNNHGAYTAAMKGESANFTGVSHLSRQFNEPNLVSYMESHDEERLIVSTLAEGNIFNPAYNIRTLPVALARAEMAAAFFLTIPGPKMIWQFGELGYDVGINVNGRTGQKPIRWNYQTEPARRQLYNVYAALNALKVNEPAFESRDVAIVGTRGPKSIRITDPSMNVVVIGNFGVLPDSVQPGFQGTGKWYNYLRGDSIQVTNVTARVAVQPGEYAVYTSRRVKLPAAIVLSNKPRRATTADLRLSAAPNPVATTATLYYTLTAAAPVTVTVTNVLGAKAQLPVVAGRQSSGPHELQLPVSGLANGVYMVRLQAGDQQQTVRLLVQQ from the coding sequence ATGAAAACACTTCGACTGTTACTCAGCCTTGTGGCAATGCTGGCCGGAATGCCGGTTTTGCAGGCGCAGGTGGTGACCACCGACCCGGTATTCTTCCAGGATACCACGCCCATTACGCTCACCTTCGATGCGACCAAAGGCAATGGAGCATTAGCTGGTTTTACGGGCCCGGTCTACATCTGGACCGGTGTCATCACCGAACGCAGCACCAACGATACCGACTGGAAGTACGTGAAGAGCCCGTCGTTCAACCAAGCGGATCCGGCGGCGCAGCTGACGCGCAGCACCACCAACCCCAACCTGTACACTCTCAGCTTCACGCCGCGCGCTTTCTATGGCGTGCCCGCCACCGAGCGGATGCTGAAGCTGGCCATGATCTTCAAAAATGCCGATGGCTCGGTAGTGGGCCGCGGTGATGGCGGCGACATTCTCGTGAACGTCTCGCAGAGCGCCCTGGATGCGCGCATCACTTCGCCCACTACGGCGCAGTTTGTGCCGGCGGGCACGCAGGTGCCGGTTTCGGGCCTAGCTTCTGCTAGCGCCCAGCTCACCTTCCGCCTCAACGGCGTGCAGGTGGCTCAGCAGACGGGCACCTCGCTCAGCACTACCGTTACCGTAAACCAGGTCGGTCGCAACGTAGTGCGCTTCACGGCCACCAACGGCACACTCACCGCTTCTGATTCGGTGCTGGTTGTCGTGAGCCCACAGGTGACCGTGGCGGCCCTGCCCGCCGGCGCCAAGAAGGATGGTATCACGTACATTAACGGTGGTGCGTCAGCTATTCTGAGCCTCACGGCGCCCGGCAAAAGCTTCGTGTATGTGCTCGGCGAGTTCAACAACTGGCAGCAGACCACGGTCGGCTTCATGAAGAAGACGCCCGAAACCGACGCCGCAAACGCCCGTTGGTGGGTGCAGATCGACAACCTGACCCCCGGCCAGGAGTACGCCTACCAGTACGAAGTAAATGGCATCCTGCGTGTGGCCGACCCTTACGCGGAGAAAGTGCTGGACCCCAGCAACGACCGGTTCATCCCGGCCGTGACCTATCCGAGCCTGAAGCCTTACCCAACTGGCCAAACCACGGGCATCGTGTCGGTGCTGCAAAGCAACCAGGCGCCGTACCAGTGGCAGGTGAATAACTTCCAGCGCCCCAAGCGTACCGATCTAGTGGTGTACGAGCTGCACCTGCGTGACTTTATCGCTCGCCACGACTATGCCACGCTGCAGGATACGCTGACTTATCTGAAGCGCCTGGGTGTCAACTGCATCGAGCTAATGCCGGTGAACGAGTTCGAAGGCAACGATTCGTGGGGTTACAACCCCTCGTTCTACTTTGCTCCCGATAAATACTACGGCACCAAAGACGCCCTGAAGACCTTTATCGACGAAGCCCACCGCCGCGGTATTGCTGTAGTGCTCGACATCGTGCTCAACCACTCTTGTGGCCAGAGCCCCATGGTGCAGATGTATTTCGACGGCGGCAATCCATCCACCGACTCGCCTTGGTTCAACCGCACGGCCACGCACCCCTTCAACGTTTGCTACGATTTCAACCACGAGTCGCCGTTCACCAAGTATTTCTCTAAGCAAGTCATTGCGTACTGGCTGCAGGAGTACCGCGTCGATGGCTACCGCTTCGACTTGAGCAAAGGCTTCACGCAGCGCGTCACGACCGATGACTCGCAGATGCGCCTTTATGACCAGTCGCGCATCAACACACTGCTCGATTACCACAGCACCATGACGGCCATCAGCCCGACGCTGTATCCTATTCTGGAGCACTTTGCCGAAAACAGCGAGGAAAAAGTGCTGGCTGATGCCGGAATGATGTTGTGGGGTAACAACCACGGCGCCTACACAGCTGCCATGAAAGGGGAGTCAGCCAACTTCACGGGGGTTTCGCACCTGTCGCGGCAGTTCAACGAGCCTAACTTGGTGAGCTACATGGAAAGCCACGACGAGGAGCGCCTGATTGTAAGCACCCTGGCCGAGGGTAACATCTTCAACCCTGCCTACAATATTCGGACGCTACCTGTGGCGCTGGCCCGCGCCGAAATGGCGGCGGCGTTTTTCCTGACTATTCCCGGCCCCAAGATGATCTGGCAGTTCGGGGAACTGGGCTACGACGTCGGCATCAATGTGAATGGCCGCACCGGCCAGAAACCGATCCGCTGGAACTATCAGACTGAGCCGGCCCGTCGCCAGCTCTATAACGTATATGCCGCCCTCAATGCTCTGAAAGTAAACGAGCCCGCCTTCGAGTCGCGCGATGTGGCCATCGTGGGCACTCGCGGCCCCAAATCCATCCGCATCACTGACCCGAGCATGAATGTGGTGGTCATCGGCAACTTTGGCGTACTGCCCGACAGCGTGCAGCCTGGCTTCCAGGGTACCGGTAAATGGTACAACTACCTGCGCGGCGACAGTATCCAGGTTACCAATGTGACGGCTCGTGTGGCCGTGCAGCCCGGCGAGTACGCTGTGTACACTTCGCGCCGCGTGAAACTGCCGGCTGCCATAGTGCTGAGCAACAAACCGCGCCGCGCCACCACCGCCGACCTGCGCTTGAGCGCCGCCCCCAACCCGGTGGCCACCACCGCCACGCTGTACTACACGCTCACGGCGGCAGCACCCGTTACTGTTACGGTTACGAACGTGCTGGGTGCCAAAGCGCAGTTGCCGGTAGTGGCCGGTCGCCAGAGCAGTGGCCCACACGAGCTGCAATTGCCCGTAAGCGGGTTGGCCAACGGCGTGTATATGGTGCGCCTGCAGGCCGGCGATCAGCAACAAACCGTTCGATTGCTGGTGCAGCAATAA
- a CDS encoding Smr/MutS family protein gives MNIGDRVRLLTGREQGIVTRILSDELVEVAIDNDFTIPVLRREVVVVAADEDKAFGRQGPPPVTPHRSKAGKHKPAKTASATATPAAGSPAPAAEQPTPPKATVPQPAAKGLYLALSHQSPELLSVHVINNTDKEVLYTYGEENQGRYRALRADKLGAKAVSGALGHLHLKDFDQWPAAVVQLLPHQINSDTAYELLTKRTQFKATSFYSSRREAPVLGREAYLFQLDEKPAAPVAPEKLAEILQAQLSGNAPAKPAAVAPAPEPAKAIKAPPHEVDLHLEALRPEGGEDLSNTAILKLQLEAFEDTLSRALATNMHEIVFIHGSGSGTLRKEIHKLLSRNKDIKFFEDSKKEKFGYGATLVRLK, from the coding sequence ATGAACATAGGAGATAGAGTGCGCCTGCTAACGGGCCGCGAACAAGGTATCGTCACCCGCATCCTCAGCGACGAGCTGGTGGAAGTAGCCATCGACAACGATTTCACCATCCCGGTACTGCGCCGCGAAGTGGTAGTGGTGGCCGCCGACGAGGACAAGGCCTTCGGGCGCCAGGGCCCGCCCCCCGTGACGCCACACCGGTCTAAAGCGGGCAAGCACAAGCCCGCCAAAACCGCTTCGGCCACCGCCACGCCTGCTGCGGGCAGCCCCGCTCCTGCCGCCGAGCAGCCGACTCCGCCCAAGGCTACCGTGCCCCAGCCGGCCGCCAAAGGCCTGTACTTGGCCCTCAGCCACCAGTCGCCGGAGCTGCTGTCGGTGCACGTCATCAACAACACCGACAAAGAGGTGCTCTACACTTACGGCGAGGAAAACCAGGGCCGCTACCGGGCACTGCGCGCCGATAAGCTGGGCGCCAAAGCTGTGAGCGGGGCGCTGGGCCACCTGCACCTCAAGGACTTCGACCAATGGCCGGCGGCCGTGGTGCAGCTGCTGCCGCACCAGATCAACTCCGATACGGCCTACGAGCTGCTCACCAAGCGCACCCAGTTCAAGGCCACCAGCTTCTACAGCAGCCGCCGCGAAGCCCCGGTGCTCGGCCGGGAAGCCTATCTGTTTCAGCTGGACGAGAAGCCGGCCGCGCCCGTAGCGCCCGAGAAGCTGGCTGAAATCCTGCAGGCCCAGCTCAGCGGCAATGCCCCCGCCAAACCCGCCGCCGTAGCGCCAGCCCCGGAGCCGGCCAAGGCCATCAAGGCCCCGCCGCACGAGGTTGACCTGCACCTAGAAGCCCTGCGCCCCGAGGGCGGCGAGGACCTCAGCAACACCGCCATCCTGAAGCTGCAGCTGGAGGCGTTCGAGGATACGCTGAGCCGGGCGCTGGCCACCAACATGCACGAAATCGTTTTCATCCACGGCTCGGGCAGCGGCACGCTCCGCAAGGAAATTCACAAACTGCTCAGCCGCAACAAGGACATCAAGTTCTTCGAGGATTCGAAAAAGGAAAAGTTCGGCTACGGCGCCACGCTGGTGCGGCTGAAGTAA